The window TCCATTCTTCTTAATTTATGATgatcaaacacacacacacaaatgtCAAGTGGTGATGAAACTTTGTAGTATGATAATCAAACATTAGGTTCGTTAGATATATTTTAGTaaacaattatattattataagtaTATAAAAAGTTCAGTCATCAATTAACTATATATATAGTTATGTATTtgatgttttataattttttttaaggtttaattaggctaacaaaattattttttacaaattaaaaatatttataattaagaatttaattaaatttttgactatatattttttaaaaaaatattttattaattttatttttttagatacagaaaaaatttaattataaatttaataaaattataaaactaataaaataattaaatttttttaattatataatactgtaaataaataatcatctattataaatttaaatattctatCATGacaaattttacttattcactaataatttaattaaaaaaaagttataaattaatacgtataaatatacataaatatataatgatttagTAGTTAAGTTTTAGCCTCTGCAtagcaattttttttctaaatagtattttataattacatatgaatattttaaaataagtaaaattaaaatattaaaatatcatcgTATAAGTACTCAAAAGTAGCTCAAAGTGTTACCTAGTGCTAATTTCATATCTATCATGATCATCCCACATATAAACTTATTTATTCAATACATAATCAAAATTACACCTAAATTTCTCCTAGCTTTAATTGTTGGGGTGGGTCCCTTCTACAATTTCCCATGATACCGCTTGTCTGGCTCCCCCAATCCACATCCATTCCCCCGGAATATAGTTTTTGCTTTATcatctttttcttattattatttgattagaTTGATTTATTTTAGCAGTCATTTCTTTTTAAAAAGGACATGATCTATCTATATTAAGTTTAAATATTAAcagttaattatatatttttgaatacACATGATCAAagtgattttatgaatttttaaatagattgatttaatttttcaaatttttattatatacaaaactatatctattaaaaaatagatatgataaagaaataaaagataaataaaaaaataaggatttaaacttaataaaaaaagataccttgaaattgaatagaaacaaaaaaatagattgaaattgagtacaaagagaatcactgtACTTTCTACTCAATTTGGGActtctcaacctaacttgtcaacgccatagtttggaaattgaatcgaaggAATTCCTCAACCTTCTATCCAATTTCTCGATGCAACATGAGAGTGACTCTTCAACTTCAATTGTCCATACCATGATTTCATCACGAAatcaaaaaaagttttcaaacctctaaatcattctatacTACTACTACCCTAGTTTATAAGGTATTTATAATctcttattagattaaaatatagAAAACCTAAGTCCACAAACGTAAgacccaatctagtaattaaataaatagaatcaaaatacatcaaattaaaacattctaaaaatataaactaaatagtaataacacttgaactcttcatataatgaacatttgaagcacgtctcatcctcctcctcttcaaaaaCGATTCGTCTTCAAATCTTGTAagtggaaaaaaaataatatataaaaaggacaataattacaaagaagataattttttttcttttttttttttcactttatactttttttatttgtttttaaataataatgaaaCGCACACAAAAAATAAGAATACAATAACATAAAGAAAGACACGATAGATAttggacttttttttttaattgataagaAAAGAACAGATataaattaataagaattaatctaataTTTAAGCTCGGATATCAAatgataaagagataaaagataaacaagaagataagaatttaaattgaataaaaaaatatattaaaattaaaataaaaataaaaaggatagagaTAATTTGAGTACAAAGAGAATAATTTTAACAAACTCAATTAGTGGATAGATAATCTCTTTGATAGAAATAATTGTAAGAGACtttgaaaaaaattgttacactaaaatatctttaataaaaaattttctaaaaattaatttaaatgctTAATGATATTTCTTTtaatcataaatttattttttttacaattttctatctgatattttattatttaaaaaattatatctatttaaaaatAGGTCATTCACTGTTTTGAGCTGGTAacgattaataaaaaaatctaacatGACTATTAAGTGATTGACGTGTCCAATCCATTACAATACCATACTTTTTTTTATGTCATCTACTTAATGATCATATTGAATTTATCCGTCAGTTATTAACAAATCCAACAAATGGAAAAATAATCGCTTTGATAGAGATAATTTTaagagattttttaaaaaaaattattacactaaaatatttttattataaaattttttaaaaattaatttaaatgctTATCGATATTTCTTTaatcataaatatatttttttacaattttgtatctgatattttattatttaaaaaattacatctATTAAAAAATAGGTCGTTTACTGTTTTGATCTGATAATGATTAATAGAAGAATATGACATAACTATTAAAGAATTGATATATCCAATTCATCAcgatatcatatatttttttagaggAATGCTATGGgtcagtaattttggtgttttgtaattatcaattggttattaatagtgtttttaatagtgtgagattacatctaatgatagaagatcactcacttttgttttaatggttaagtgctggtcgaaaaatacaaaagttgctggcccctagacttttctatttttttatgtcAGCTACTTAATGACTATATTAAATTTCTTTGTCAATTATTAACAAATCCAACTAATGAAAAGATAATCTCTTTGATAGGaataattttaagattttttttaaaaaattgtacaTTAAAATATCCCTaatctaacattttttaaaaccTAATTTAATGCTTATCgatatttcttttaataataaatttactttttttttataattttgtatctgatattttaaaatgttttcaatATAACTCTTCTATTGAAATATCTTAAAATTATAGTATACCCGTCATAAAATCACTCTTCTATATATCTTTTATAGACTTTTTTTTgtcttatactattttttatattttttaggttCATTAAAGATCGAATTTTAGaccttttttaaatttactaaagatTGAACTTTAGATTTTTTagacataaaattttaatactatatcATGAAATTACTCATCccaaaaatttaaactgataaaaaaaagtaatattaatattatatctcTAACAATAATAActtatgttttcaatttttttcctcAATATTATCGATTATGAAACTATATTAATGTATATTTTAGTAATCAAGATAAAATTTCTTTAGCTCATgaaattttggataataaattTAGTTTGATCCTTATTAAATTTAAGTTTGATAATTAATAAACCAAAATCCTTGAGCCGATCGAGTTTAATTCTAATGACTTGAGTTTGAAATTTACTAAAATTGAGTTCCACTTAACTCACTTTCAATTCTAAcacctaataaaatataaaaataaaaaactaataaagctatgaaaattcttgaaaaaagagAATTATATACATACTCCAATGAAAAACTAAAGATAACAATATGTCTAATGAGaaattttttcttaaaacaaattattcttattaaatccaaatttattatataatatttatacaaACGTTtgctcataaaaaaaattgataaaaacctGTAAAATGTGATGTATACATTTAGAGTGAATGGAATTTAAATGACACGATAAACTTGTATTCATCCCAATTTGTGTTTccctttaaattaaaatttaccgCAAAGTAACAAACTTGGATTGGTCGAATGGTCAACTCATTCGTCTGCTTAAACAAGTGTCAAGGGTTTGAATCCTGCCTTGTGCAtgtagcaacccattggccagcggcagatCTTTAAATAGAGTTTCAATCCGCGACGAATTAGTCCTTAGCCTGTCGGGTTGAGAGATACCGtgggcaacaaaaaaaaaaaattaccgcAAAGTGGAAAGTTGTAACGCACGGGACATGGCTGAACTTTGAAGTATTCCAATTCTAGGAACCATCAGAGGAAAGCAatcatgagagagagagagagagatatgaaTGTGATCATTGGAAGAGAAGGTGCAGGCAGAGAGAGTTggggtaaaaaaaaaatagaaagcaaaaaaGAGGTACAAGGATTAAGGATTTTATTTATGGAATTGGAGTAAGCTAAGGTTTTTGGCCAATAATTAAGTGAAGGACAGAATGTGTTCCTAAATTTGCAGGCTTCTAAGGATGGAAAAGTTTTATTCTCACTATTAAACTGTAAAAACTACACCTTATTAAGATAttaatgaataaaatttaattaaatatattatagataaaataaatttatatatgaatttaattatatataatattacatcagtaaaaataattatttttaaaattgacggtataaatagttaattaaaattaaaaggtaCTATTGatgttaaaatattatatataatattacatcagtaaagatatattaaaattaaactctaataaatattaacaaacaaaaaaataaaaaaaataaaaaatgtactattgatttttataagtgataaataatttatatatttaatttaattttttataagaatatttaaatatttatttaaaatttaagtaatttttttattttcttaattttctctCATTTGCATAAAAGTAATTAAGATTATCAAAAGAAATTCATCACATATATTAATATAGTATAATCATAAAATGATGAActcatagtaaaaaaaaaaagtacatgaAATTGGTGCAGAGAATGGAACTATGGAAGTATGAACATGTGGGGGCCACGTCACCGCCCATGGGCACGCTGTGTTGATATAAGAATGAAtcaaattcattcattcattccatCATCTATCTCATTCCTTGGACCTAACCCTAACCCAACAGCGCAGTAACAAGTAACAACCCCCAAAAGGATTCCACATCAACCctactaaaatataaattaaaaatagatatataaattcatcaattatattatatatacactaaaattaactactaaaaattttagttattaaaataaaatatatattaaaaataaattaaattgtacaTCTATTTATATACCGATATATAATAGCTAAtcttaataactaatttaaatataaaaataatattttaaataaattaatatgtattacCAACTAGCTtctctatatttttaaatttgacatattcaatttttttttatcaaatataggagactcgaacccgcaacctcttaattgagtatgaaaagactatgccatttgagttataacttatTGGCATAAAGTTTAAgctgattttggggttcaccaagaatcgaactcttgacctttcagaTTTACAGATATTCAATTTCGAAATAAAACAGGAATAtcaatttattcttaaaatttaaaatttagaaaatatgaatatatattcaaataaaattttaagaaatttttgtAAGATATTTTTATCTCTCAAAAAGTTTTATTACATCAAGGTTCTCAAATTttacaaaaacaaaatatatagagTGTGTTtagtttgaatttttatttttagcattttttattttttaaattttgtaaaaaaatgaaaataagaggtgaaaataatttttttattatttttactatttttacttttttttcacaaaataaaaaaaacaaaaaatattaaaaataaaaactatcaaatcaaacataaattcttATCTTGTTCAGACTCCTTATTTTTATTTGGATAAACATATTTTTAAGagtgtgataaaaaaaatttgtatgtcttattttttagattttaacataataaattttttttaagaacaaCATGtctgattcaaaattttttaagaatctatttaaatacataattaagagaaattttacgtaattaatatttttttattttagttctttttttgtttgaataaaaatgagttaatttttttccttttatacgaaaattattgatttttagcattttctgataattaatactaaaattgTTGATAATTATAACGTTATTagcattataattttaattttttatgaaatatagtaattttattaaaaattgaatactAGAAGGAAAAACTTaagaataatattaattttattttattgttacatATTTCAACTTTGTATATATCTTAACCTATAAAACTAGTACATCGATCATTTTAAAAGCcggttttattttctatttttaatatatatatagaagtaatattaatattttaaaagatacatgcaattttccttttaaaaaaaattataaagataaaacaaATACCACCATCACCATCCACAGTTCCCTTCATAACCCAACACAAAACCCTCTCTAACTcatttctctttctcctctctcttctctctctctcaactttgagataactctctcttctctctctctctctctctctctctctcttaccttATTTCCTCCAAACTCCAAGCTAccatttctttctctctcttattcGATGCTAAACAGCAAATCAAcaaagcatcatcatcatcaccaccacctcCAACTCCCTCATCACGCATGAACAACAAATGGTGGAAACAATTCAGCTCACAATTTGGTGGCTTCTGTAGATagaacaaaacaaataaaaaaaaggctTGAATTCATTGCTCTACTTTTTCTCCATAACTCAAAGGTAAGTTTAGTTTACTCTCACCAAGTAGCATGCTACCACCACACCTAATTAGCCACGCCTATTAGCTCTTCTCCCACACATTCCTCAAACCCCAAAAAACACCAAACACAAATTCAAAAAACACCCTTCACCttctctttctttaattttcaagaATCTTGCTACCTAGTTAGCTAGCTAGGGTTAATTGTGATACacagaaagaaaagaaacaagaaaaccGTTACATAATATCATTATTATTGAAGAACAAAGAAACAAGAATCATCTATGGACCCAGTTGCAGCACAAGGAAGACCTCTACCGCCTCCTTTTCTTACCAGAGACCTTCATCTACACCCTCACCATCAATTTCAACCACACCATAatctcaacaacaccaacaccaaccaaACCACCGATTTGAATGACCAAAGCCGTGGCCAAAAGCGTGACCGTGCCGATGACCAGAACCCCGCCACCCCTCCTTCTACTGGAGACGGCAAGGATCCGCACTCCGGCGGAGGAGAATCCGGCGAGATCTCCAGGAGACCCAGGGGGAGACCAGCAGGCTCCAAGAACAAGCCTAAGCCACCCATCATCATCACAAGGGACAGTGCAAATGCTTTAAGATCTCATGTCATGGAAGTTGCAAACGGTTGTGACATCATGGAGAGTGTCACCGTCTTCGCGCGGCGGCGCCAACGCGGTGTCTGTATCCTCAGCGGCAGTGGAACGGTTACCAACGTCACTCTCCGGCAGCCGGCTTCGCCGGGTGCCGTAGTAACCCTACATGGTAGGTTTGAGATTCTGTCCCTGTCCGGATCATTCCTGCCGCCGCCGGCCCCGCCTGCAGCGTCAGGACTAGCCATATATCTGGCTGGTGGACAGGGACAGGTAGTAGGTGGGAGTGTGGTGGGCCCACTTTTGGCGGCCGGCCCGGTGGTGATCATGGCAGCCTCGTTCGGCAATGCAGCGTACGAGAGACTGCCACTAGAAGAGGAGGAGGGGTCCGTCCCCGTCTCTGGAAGCGGAGGCGGAGGACTAGGATCCCCTGGAATTGTAGGACAACAGCCACAGCCACAACCGCAACCGCAACAACTAGTGGGAGGAGATCCCAATAGTTCATCAATGTTTCATGGTGGAGTGCCTCAAAATCTTCTTAATTCATGCCAATTGCCAGCTGAAGGTTTCTGGGGTGGTTCCGGTGCACGTCCTCCCTTTTAATTAtaatccaaaagaaaaaaaacatcattttctggttaattattattaccatgttttttttttaatttgattttgttaTCTTCTTTTTGACTTTATTATCTCTTTAATCAAtgttcattctccttcttcttccataTAACCTAGTTTATTATCATGCTTTAATTTAATTGAAGAGGCCTTAATTATTAGCTTGGATGtttaatttgttgttatgatTATTATTGATATATATTTGGTCAGTGTTGAATTTGAAGAAGGATGTATAAATCATGAAATTTTGGTGgagtttgattattattattaattacatcgTAATTAACCGGTTTAATTTTTCTATCTATGttttgtttttaactttttatttaattttatatattttttctttctagTTGAGCTAATGTGTTCATAGTTGGCGTTGCTTCAAGATGAAGCAGTTACAGCAGCTACTAGCATGtgctctcttttctttctctctgtcTTTGTCTCTTTCATTTTTCTCTCCCTCTGATTTCTCCATTACTGCTATTCTAGTACCTTGTCTCATAATTTATCAGTCAATCTTTGCAGaggaatggaaaaaaaaaaagataaacagaGAGCGAAacacttatttttatatatttttaattatattttcctttttctatgtgtgcctttttttttcttgttccaGGTTTGTGGTTTCTAGTACTCCGAACCAAGATTCAGATTctagaaaattatatatatatatatatatatatatcttacaaTATAAccccaccaaaaaaaaaattatgggcttgtttttttaattatttttaatatctacttcaagataaaaaaaaaaaagtgttgggAACACAATAATTAGGCCTCTTTGTAGTTAGAAGAACACTAAACTGAGACATGATTAGTATACATTTCTCACTTTCTATGCTACTAATTCTCATCATTACACCCAAACTCCCACATATTCTTAAAAATTAGTAGCACTATCATTACTATCATTATCCCATTCtatctttaattaaaattggGTTTATCTAACGTGTATCCTTAAGatgataaattagaaaaaaaaaaagttttaagaacacaaaaaaattaaattttttatttattaaataaaatatttaaattattttattaatagtagTTTAATCATGTATCCTTAGGACATATGTTATTAaatgtattaaaattatatatgacTAGATACATTAGTTTTGAATAGAGTAAATTATATATAGGCATTTTGGcattaatgaaagaaaaaatgatgagTAATAGAAGAAGGAGTAGTGGGGGGTTATGGGCTTCACTAGTGAGTTTGTCTGTATATGATTAGGGTTTGGAGGCAGAGAAGAGCATTGGGTGTTGGGTCACACGTGCGCCCCTCTGTGGAAAAAAAAAAGCTCCTTTTCGAGGCAACATTGCAAccacaacaccaccaccaccatacaACCTTAGGGACAAACTGTTAAAGCCTTAaagctcttctctctctctctctcattgccACTAGATTATTGATAGGTAAAAAACAATGgattttcaagtaaaatcaaaattgaGGTATGTTATCAagctattatttataatttttttgtctgACAAAAATATGATATATAGAATACTTATAAGGTGAATTTTAATATGATTATGTTTTGGTGATTATGATAATTATataagtattattaaaattaaagttgtatTTTCTatgttttaataataaatttaaaaaaaatattttttagaaagcattatttaataataaaaaatattattttaattttaataatactttatAAAACACTAGAGTATAATCATTGCCGTAACATAATTATACTAGAATAATCCTACTTATAAATAGAAGACATTTATCACTCTTTGACCTAATTTTAGACCTAAATAACAATATAAAGTAAACATTTCATTGTTTATAACAATTTTTGTcatgaaatttatttttaaaacttaataagTTGAGaacaaaaaatacataaataattatatttttgatatATTAAATTTGTTGTAGATCTTTAGTCATAAAATTCTAATACTGagccataaaatattttttctcaaaattttaaactaataaaaaaatatataaacaattatattttgaataattttttataaccGAGACTTTGGTctttatttagaataaattataacCATATTTTTTACTATAAGAAAGCGAGGCACCTATCAGTGTTTCTTATATCTtatgtaaaaaatttaatctaTCATCTCCCTTTTCATagctagagattgaattgttatttgattttggtTTGGGAATATTAGATTATTAcccatagattttttttttatatttatttattagtttcaCTGGTATACAGTATAGTATATGTttggttcatatatatatatgaaatttatATTTAGAGAAGAATCTTGTGGTATATATTAAAATGgagagaggagaaagagagatataaataaattaaactcagAGTTTTGTCTTGGTTATGGAATAGATGCTCCTTGAAACCCTAGCTCTCTGAGGTGCTTCTTTACACTGTTATTCCACCAATGCCAACATCTACtactttctttattttaatttatacatCCATCTTTTCCTTGGATTCTATTCTTAGCTTGTCCATTATTTTCCCTCTCTATAACTGatcacaagttttttttttttcttattatttttttatatattagatTAGATCATCGGTTCCCAAAGATCATTCTCAATAATTATGAAAAACACTAGTACTGCCTCATGAAAAAGTCTATATATAGCactacttgcattgtatatatatgtgttaatTAATTGTGTGTCATATATATTTTAACACTGTCACATCCCAGCATGCAATAATATTCTT is drawn from Arachis hypogaea cultivar Tifrunner chromosome 12, arahy.Tifrunner.gnm2.J5K5, whole genome shotgun sequence and contains these coding sequences:
- the LOC112728314 gene encoding AT-hook motif nuclear-localized protein 22, which codes for MDPVAAQGRPLPPPFLTRDLHLHPHHQFQPHHNLNNTNTNQTTDLNDQSRGQKRDRADDQNPATPPSTGDGKDPHSGGGESGEISRRPRGRPAGSKNKPKPPIIITRDSANALRSHVMEVANGCDIMESVTVFARRRQRGVCILSGSGTVTNVTLRQPASPGAVVTLHGRFEILSLSGSFLPPPAPPAASGLAIYLAGGQGQVVGGSVVGPLLAAGPVVIMAASFGNAAYERLPLEEEEGSVPVSGSGGGGLGSPGIVGQQPQPQPQPQQLVGGDPNSSSMFHGGVPQNLLNSCQLPAEGFWGGSGARPPF